One window from the genome of bacterium HR11 encodes:
- the moeA gene encoding Molybdopterin molybdenumtransferase, with product MRTYTEALEVLRSRVRPLGKVEVPLDQALGRVAAEAVRAPSDQPPWANAAMDGYAVRSADVAVPEERPALRVIGQVAAGQWPDRTVEPGTAVRIFTGAPVPPGADAVVPQEDVVETPEGIQIRRPVSPGENVRPPAEDFSAGTCLIPVGRYITPADIALAATVGRDRLWVYRVPRALVLASGQELAEPGQPLERGRIYDSNSYFLQARLRRLGIPVERWSFLPDRWADVRSTLARAFDRFDVVITTGGVSVGEYDLIRKAWESLGLETLIAGVAIKPGKPLWVGTADGRWAFGLPGNPASAYVCLEAFVYPWLWWVQGFPGALPYRFPVTLGRAVQNPGGRTFFLRCRLHVRPEGWYAEPAGPQGSHIVRTTARSQALVVVEPNARLEAGAVVGALIPEAHPLDLLLAENSEWRVANGE from the coding sequence ATGCGGACCTATACGGAAGCGTTGGAAGTCCTGCGCAGTCGGGTCCGGCCTCTGGGTAAGGTCGAGGTCCCCTTAGACCAGGCCCTGGGGCGGGTCGCGGCCGAAGCCGTCCGGGCGCCGTCGGACCAGCCGCCTTGGGCGAATGCGGCGATGGACGGCTACGCCGTTCGGAGCGCGGACGTCGCCGTCCCCGAGGAACGCCCCGCACTACGGGTCATCGGTCAAGTCGCCGCCGGTCAATGGCCGGACCGGACGGTCGAGCCCGGGACGGCCGTCCGCATCTTTACGGGGGCCCCGGTCCCGCCCGGCGCCGACGCCGTCGTCCCCCAGGAGGACGTCGTCGAGACGCCGGAAGGGATCCAAATCCGCCGACCGGTTTCGCCGGGTGAAAACGTCCGGCCGCCGGCCGAGGACTTCTCGGCCGGCACGTGCCTGATCCCGGTCGGTCGGTACATCACGCCGGCGGACATCGCCCTGGCCGCCACGGTCGGGCGGGACCGCCTGTGGGTCTACCGGGTCCCGCGAGCACTGGTCCTGGCCTCGGGTCAGGAACTCGCCGAGCCGGGTCAGCCGCTCGAACGGGGGCGCATCTATGACTCCAACAGTTACTTCTTACAAGCCCGCCTTCGGCGGCTTGGCATCCCGGTCGAGCGATGGTCCTTTCTCCCCGACCGGTGGGCGGACGTCCGCTCGACGCTGGCCCGGGCGTTCGACCGATTCGACGTCGTCATCACGACAGGCGGCGTGTCGGTCGGGGAATACGACTTGATTCGGAAGGCGTGGGAGTCGCTGGGCCTCGAGACGCTTATCGCCGGCGTGGCCATCAAGCCGGGCAAGCCCCTGTGGGTCGGTACGGCCGACGGCCGGTGGGCCTTCGGCCTACCGGGCAATCCGGCCTCGGCTTACGTGTGCCTGGAAGCGTTCGTCTATCCGTGGCTCTGGTGGGTGCAGGGATTTCCCGGGGCGCTTCCCTACCGATTCCCCGTGACTCTCGGCCGGGCGGTGCAGAATCCCGGCGGGCGGACATTTTTCCTCCGATGCCGCCTGCATGTCCGACCGGAGGGGTGGTATGCCGAGCCGGCCGGTCCGCAGGGGTCCCACATCGTTCGGACGACGGCCCGGTCTCAGGCGCTCGTCGTCGTCGAGCCAAACGCCCGCCTGGAGGCCGGGGCCGTCGTGGGGGCCTTGATCCCCGAGGCGCATCCCCTGGACCTGCTCCTGGCCGAGAACAGCGAGTGGCGAGTGGCGAATGGCGAATAG